From Cricetulus griseus strain 17A/GY chromosome 1 unlocalized genomic scaffold, alternate assembly CriGri-PICRH-1.0 chr1_0, whole genome shotgun sequence, a single genomic window includes:
- the C1H6orf136 gene encoding uncharacterized protein C6orf136 homolog isoform X2, with protein MYRPSRGAARRLGPCLPRLPGSTQDQLSPRALPFPPLCSHSTPASPPFPLPWSLTPPHPATHPLPQALPPPLFQVQAVNSLWVVLPLGKGEEGPGPELHNGCLDGLRSLFEGPPCPHPGAWIPFQAPGSPRPSPDTPSRDQSMEEHLAVMHEKLRQELPTLFLRSHDYTLYSMDVEFINEILSIRTKGRTWYVMSLTLCRFLVWNYFAQFRLEILQLTRHPENWTLQARWRLVGLPIHMFFMRFYRRDKEDLYRTFDAYSTFYLNSSGLICRHHLDKLTPSHSPSTPVKKLLVGALVALGLSEPEPNLHTCSKA; from the exons ATGTACCGCCCGAGCCGGGGGGCCGCCCGGCGCCTCGGGCCCTGCCTCCCGCGCCTACCAGGCTCGACCCAG GACCAGCTTTCTCCTCGGGCTCTACCATTCCCACCCCTCTGTTCCCACTCCACTCCAGCTTCTCCACCTTTTCCTCTTCCCTGGTCACTCACACCCCCACATCCTGCCACCCACCCTCTTCCTCAGGCTCTACCACCACCTCTGTTTCAGGTCCAGGCTGTCAACTCATTGTGGGTGGTTCTCCCtctgggaaagggggaggagggaccGGGACCTGAGTTGCACAATGGCTGTCTGGATGGGCTTAGGAGCCTTTTTGAGGGACCCCCTTGCCCCCATCCTGGGGCTTGGATACCTTTCCAAGCTCCTGGATCTCCTCGACCTTCCCCCGATACCCCATCAAGAGATCAGAGCATGGAGGAACACCTGGCGGTCATGCATGAGAAACTAAGACAAGAG TTGCCTACCCTCTTTCTTCGCTCCCATGACTACACTCTGTACTCAATGGATGTGGAGTTCATCAATGAGATCCTGAGCATTCGTACCAA GGGCCGGACATGGTACGTTATGTCCCTGACCCTTTGCCGCTTCCTGGTTTGGAACTATTTTGCACAGTTTCGGCTGGAGATTCTACAGCTGACCCGCCACCCTGAGAACTGGACCCTGCAAGCCCGCTGGCGTCTAGTAGGCCTGCCCATACACATGTTCTTCATGCGTTTCTACAGGCGTGATAAAGAGGATCTTTACCG GACCTTTGATGCCTATTCCACCTTCTACCTGAATTCCAGTGGCCTCATTTGTCGCCATCACCTAGACAAG CTGACACCCTCACACTCGCCGTCAACGCCTGTCAAAAAGCTGCTAGTGGGAGCCCTGGTGGCCCTGGGGCTGTCAGAACCAGAGCCCAACTTACACACGTGTTCCAAGGCCTGA
- the C1H6orf136 gene encoding uncharacterized protein C6orf136 homolog isoform X3 — translation MYRPSRGAARRLGPCLPRLPGSTQDQLSPRALPFPPLCSHSTPASPPFPLPWSLTPPHPATHPLPQALPPPLFQVQAVNSLWVVLPLGKGEEGPGPELHNGCLDGLRSLFEGPPCPHPGAWIPFQAPGSPRPSPDTPSRDQSMEEHLAVMHEKLRQELPTLFLRSHDYTLYSMDVEFINEILSIRTKGRTWYVMSLTLCRFLVWNYFAQFRLEILQLTRHPENWTLQARWRLVGLPIHMFFMRFYRRDKEDLYRTFDAYSTFYLNSSGLICRHHLDKPPLTCLCS, via the exons ATGTACCGCCCGAGCCGGGGGGCCGCCCGGCGCCTCGGGCCCTGCCTCCCGCGCCTACCAGGCTCGACCCAG GACCAGCTTTCTCCTCGGGCTCTACCATTCCCACCCCTCTGTTCCCACTCCACTCCAGCTTCTCCACCTTTTCCTCTTCCCTGGTCACTCACACCCCCACATCCTGCCACCCACCCTCTTCCTCAGGCTCTACCACCACCTCTGTTTCAGGTCCAGGCTGTCAACTCATTGTGGGTGGTTCTCCCtctgggaaagggggaggagggaccGGGACCTGAGTTGCACAATGGCTGTCTGGATGGGCTTAGGAGCCTTTTTGAGGGACCCCCTTGCCCCCATCCTGGGGCTTGGATACCTTTCCAAGCTCCTGGATCTCCTCGACCTTCCCCCGATACCCCATCAAGAGATCAGAGCATGGAGGAACACCTGGCGGTCATGCATGAGAAACTAAGACAAGAG TTGCCTACCCTCTTTCTTCGCTCCCATGACTACACTCTGTACTCAATGGATGTGGAGTTCATCAATGAGATCCTGAGCATTCGTACCAA GGGCCGGACATGGTACGTTATGTCCCTGACCCTTTGCCGCTTCCTGGTTTGGAACTATTTTGCACAGTTTCGGCTGGAGATTCTACAGCTGACCCGCCACCCTGAGAACTGGACCCTGCAAGCCCGCTGGCGTCTAGTAGGCCTGCCCATACACATGTTCTTCATGCGTTTCTACAGGCGTGATAAAGAGGATCTTTACCG GACCTTTGATGCCTATTCCACCTTCTACCTGAATTCCAGTGGCCTCATTTGTCGCCATCACCTAGACAAG CCTCCATTAACCTGTCTCTGCAGCTGA
- the Dhx16 gene encoding pre-mRNA-splicing factor ATP-dependent RNA helicase DHX16 isoform X2 yields MATPAGLERWVQEELHSVLGLSERHVAQFLIGTAQRCASAEEFVQRLRDTETLDLGGPARDFALRLWSKVPRKAVVEKPARAAEREARALLEKNRSYKLLEDSESGEEAVGSDSSSLQKKRKRRKHLRKKHHEEEEEDEEEVSEAGKRKTGDSKSPTEEKPASEDEWERTERERLQDLEERDAFAERVRQRDKDRTRNVLERSDKKAYEEAQKRLKMAEEDRKAMVPELRKKSRREYLAKREREKLEDLEAELADEEVLFGDVELSRHERRELKYKRRVRDLAREYRAAGEQEKLEATNRYHMPKETRGQPARAVDVVEEESGAPGEEQRRWEEARLGAASLKFGARDAAAQEPKYQLVLEEDETIEFVRAAQLQGDEEPSSVPPPSAQAQQKESIQAVRRSLPVFPFREELLAAIASHQVLIIEGETGSGKTTQIPQYLFEEGYTKKGMKIACTQPRRVAAMSVAARVAREMGVKLGNEVGYSIRFEDCTSERTVLRYMTDGMLLREFLSEPDLASYSVVMVDEAHERTLHTDILFGLIKDVARFRPELKVLVASATLDTARFSTFFDDAPVFRIPGRRFPVDIFYTKAPEADYLEACVVSVLQIHVTQPPGDILVFLTGQEEIEAACEMLQDRCRRLGSKIRELLVLPIYANLPSDMQARIFQPTPPGARKVVVATNIAETSLTIEGIIYVLDPGFCKQKSYNPRTGMESLTVTPCSKASANQRAGRAGRVAAGKCFRLYTAWAYQHELEETTVPEIQRTSLGNVVLLLKSLGIHDLMHFDFLDPPPYETLLLALEQLYALGALNHLGELTTSGRKMAELPVDPMLSKMILASEKYSCSEEILTVAAMLSVNNSIFYRPKDKVVHADNARVNFFLPGGDHLVLLNVYTQWAESGYSSQWCYENFVQFRSMRRARDVREQLEGLLERVEVGLTSCQGDYIRVRKAITSGYFYHTARLTRSGYRTVKQQQTVFIHPNSSLFEQQPRWLLYHELVLTTKEFMRQVLEIESSWLLEVAPHYYKAKELEDPHAKKMPKKVGKTREELG; encoded by the exons ATGGCGACGCCGGCGGGGCTGGAGCGGTGGGTGCAGGAGGAGCTGCACTCGGTGCTGGGGCTGAGCGAGCGGCACGTCGCGCAGTTCCTGATCGGCACCGCGCAGCGCTGCGCCTCGGCCGAGGAGTTCGTGCAGCGGCTGCGAGACACCGAAACTCTGGACCTTGGCGGGCCGGCGCGGGACTTCGCGCTCAGGCTCTGGAGCAAG GTACCACGGAAGGCtgtggtagaaaagccagctcgGGCAGCTGAGCGAGAGGCCCGAGCCCTGCTGGAGAAGAACCGATCTTATAAGTTGCTGGAAGACAGCGAGAGCGGGGAGGAAGCGGTGGGCAGCGATTCGAGCAGCCTCCAGAAGAAGCGGAAAAGACGGAAACACCTCAGGAAGAAACACcacgaggaggaggaagaggacgaGGAAGAGGTTTCTGAGGCAGGGAAGAGGAAGACGGG GGACAGTAAGTCACCCACGGAGGAGAAGCCGGCCTCAGAGGATGAGTGGGAGCGGACAGAGCGCGAGCGTCTTCAGGACTTGGAGGAACGGGATGCGTTTGCAGAGCGGGTGCGGCAGAGGGACAAGGACCGGACCCGGAATGTCCTGGAGCGATCAGATAAGAAG GCTTATGAAGAGGCTCAGAAACGCCTCAAGATGGCTGAGGAAGACCGGAAAGCCATG GTCCCCGAGCTTCGCAAGAAGTCTCGCCGCGAGTACCTGGCAAAGCGCGAGCGGGAGAAGCTGGaggacctggaggcagagctgGCGGATGAGGAGGTCCTGTTTGGGGACGTGGAGCTGAGCCGGCACGAGCGCAGGGAGCTCAAGTACAAGCGTCGAGTGCGGGACCTGGCCCGGGAGTACCGGGCGGCCGGCGAGCAGGAGAAGCTGGAGGCCACCAACCGGTACCATATGCCCAAGGAGACTCGGGGACAG CCAGCTCGAGCTGTGGACGTCGTGGAGGAGGAATCGGGCGCCCCAGGAGAGGAGCAGCGGCGCTGGGAGGAGGCCCGGCTAGGTGCTGCATCCCTCAAGTTCGGGGCCAGGGACGCCGCCGCCCAGGAGCCCAAGTACCagctggtgctggaggaggacGAGACCATCGAGTTCGTCCGAGCCGCTCAGCTGCAGGGAGACGAG gagCCGTCGTCAGTTCCACCCCCATCAGCCCAGGCCCAGCAGAAGGAGTCCATCCAGGCTGTCCGCCGCAGCCTGCCCGTGTTCCCCTTCCGAGAGGAGCTCCTGGCCGCCATCGCCAGCCACCAAGTCCTCATCATCGAAGGCGAGACCGGCTCCGGGAAGACCACACAGATCCCGCAGTACCTCTTCGAGGAG ggctacacaaagaaggGTATGAAGATTGCTTGTACCCAGCCCCGAAGAGTGGCGGCCATGAGCGTGGCTGCCAGAGTGGCCCGGGAGATGGGTGTGAAGCTTGGGAATGAG GTTGGCTACAGCATCCGCTTTGAGGACTGCACATCAGAGCGAACCGTTCTCCGCTACATGACGGATGGGATGCTGCTACGGGAGTTCCTCTCTGAACCCGACCTTGCAAGCTACAG CGTGGTGATGGTGGATGAAGCTCATGAACGGACCCTGCACACAGACATTCTCTTCGGGTTAATTAAGGATGTTGCTCGATTCCGACCCGAGCTCAAGGTCCTGGTAGCTTCAGCCACGCTGGACACTGCCCGGTTTTCCACCTTCTTCGATGACGCCCCCGTCTTCCGAATCCCTGGACGCAGGTTTCCAGTTGACATCTTCTATACCAAG gccCCAGAGGCCGACTACCTGGAAGCCTGTGTGGTGTCTGTGCTGCAGATCCACGTGACTCAGCCCCCTGGGGATATACTGGTGTTCCTGACCGGACAG GAGGAGATTGAGGCCGCCTGTGAGATGCTCCAGGACCGTTGCCGCCGTCTGGGTTCCAAAATCCGGGAGCTCCTGGTGCTGCCCATTTATGCCAACCTGCCCTCAGACATGCAGGCCCGAATCTTCCAGCCCACACCCCCTGGGGCCCGCAAG GTGGTTGTGGCAACAAACATCGCAGAAACGTCGCTCACCATCGAAGGCATCATTTACGTGCTGGACCCAGGGTTCTGCAAGCAGAAGAGCTACAATCCCCGCACGGGCATGGAGTCTCTCACCGTCACACCCTGCAGCAAG gCCTCTGCCAATCAGCGGGCTGGCCGTGCAGGCCGGGTCGCCGCGGGGAAGTGCTTCCGCCTGTACACAGCCTGGGCCTATCAGCACGAGCTCGAGGAGACCACGGTTCCCGAGATCCAGAGGACAAGCCTGGGCAATGTGGTGCTGCTGCTGAAGAGCCTAG GGATCCACGACCTGATGCACTTTGACTTCCTGGACCCTCCACCCTACGAGACCCTGCTGTTGGCTTTGGAACAGCTTTATGCACTGGGAGCCCTCAACCACCTGGGGGAACTTACCACG tctGGTCGAAAGATGGCGGAGCTGCCTGTGGATCCCATGCTGTCTAAGATGATCTTGGCCTCTGAGAa GTACAGCTGTTCAGAAGAGATCCTGACAGTGGCTGCTATGCTGTCTGTCAACAACTCCATCTTCTACCGGCCCAAGGACAAGGTGGTCCATGCCGACAACGCCCGTGTCAACTTCTTCCTCCCTGGTGGGGACCACCTGGTTCTGCTCAATGTGTACACACAG TGGGCGGAGAGTGGCTACTCTTCTCAGTGGTGCTATGAGAACTTTGTACAGTTCAGATCCATGCGCCGAGCCCGGGATGTGCGGGAACAGCTGGAGGGGCTCCTGGAGCGCGTGGAAGTTGGCTTGACGTCCTGCCAAGGAGACTACATTCGTGTGCGCAAG GCCATCACTTCGGGTTATTTTTACCACACCGCGAGGCTGACTCGGAGTGGCTACCGCACAGTGAAGCAGCAGCAGACAGTGTTTATTCATCCCAACTCCTCTCTCTTTGAACAACAGCCACGCTGGTTGCTTTACCATGAGCTTGTCTTGACCACAAAGGAGTTCATGAGACAG GTCCTGGAGATTGAGAGCAGCTGGCTCTTGGAAGTGGCCCCCCACTACTATAAGGCCAAGGAACTAGAAGATCCCCATGCTAAGAAAATGCCCAAAAAAGTAGGCAAGACACGAGAAGAGCTGGGCTAG